TTAGAAGAATTTGCTACTTACAACGACAGTTTGGAAGAAGTTTTTGAAAACAAAGAACAAATTGAAGTGTCAAAATTCTACGAAAAATTGCCTAAGCCACATGCTTTAGCAGTGCAAGAATGGTTAGACGGAAAAATCTACCACAGAGACTCAAACAAATAATACTTTACCATGTCAGTTTTAAACGGTAAGAAAATTTTGCTAGGTATTTCTGGCGGAATTGCAGCCTATAAAACTGCTTCATTGGTAAGACTCTTCATAAAAGCAGGTGCACATGTCCAAGTGATCATGACACCTGCTTCTAAGGTTTTTGTAACCCCACTTACGCTAGCCACCTTATCTAAAAATCCCGTTTATTCTACTTTTTACGAAACTCCAGATGATGTGTCCGTTGAGGAACATCAGGCGCTAGGAGAAGGAGTTTGGAATAATCATGTTGAATTAGCACTTTGGGCTGATATAATGCTAATTGCTCCCGCTACTGCCAATACCTTGTCAAAAATGGCTTCTGGCACTTGTGATAACTTGCTTTTAGCTACCTATTTATCAGCTAAATGTCCTGTGTATTTTGCCCCAGCCATGGATTTGGACATGTACAAACATCCAAGTACATTGGCTAATTTTAAAGCATTACACGAATTTGGGAATACCATAATTCCTGCCGAAAGTGGCGAATTAGCCAGTGGTTTATCTGGCGAAGGAAGAATGGCAGAGCCTGAAAATATAGTTGCTTTTATTGAAGCAGACTTAGCTAATCAATTACCTCTTAAAGGAAAAACAATATTAGTTACCGCTGGCCCAACCTATGAAGCGATTGATCCTGTTCGTTTTATTGGGAATCATTCATCAGGCAAAATGGGATATGATATCGCTTTGTGTGCAGCACAGTTAGGCGCATCCGTACTATTAGTTTCGGGTCCCTCTCATTGTAAAGCCAATCACACAGGAATTCAAATACTACCTGTTGTTTCTGCTCAAGAAATGTATGATGTTTGTCTAACCTATTTTTCACAAGTTGACGTAGCTATTGCAGCAGCTGCAGTTGCTGATTATAAGCCCAAAAATGTAGCGTCGCAAAAAATTAAAAAATCAGATGCTGAATTTTCAATCGAATTAGAAAAAACAAAAGATATTTTGGCCTATATGGGTGCTGTGAAAAAAAACCAGATGGTAATAGGTTTTGCTTTGGAAACGGAAAACGAAATTGAAAACGCTAATTTGAAGATTCAGAAAAAAAACTTAGATTTGATTGTTTTAAATTCGCTTCAAGATGATGGCGCTGGTTTTCAAAAGGAAACCAATAAAGTCACTTTCATTGATAAAAATTTCAATATTCAACCCATGGAATTGAAGTCTAAAGAAGCTGTAGCAGCAGATATTATAAACAAGGTAATAGCCTATTTCAATGCGTAGACAAATTGTTGTATTCATTTTATTGATAGGAATAACGGTACAATCCCAACAGTTAAATTGTACTGTTACAGTTAATGCACAACAAATTACCAATGTAAATCAGCAAATTTTTAAAACATTACAATCTTCTTTAACTGATTTTGTGAATAAAACTGATTGGACAGGACAACTGATGAAACAAAACGAAAAAATCAGTTGTGCTATTTATATCAACTTAACTAGTGGTTCAACCGATCAATTCTCAGGAACAATTCAGGTACAATCGTCTCGTCCTATTTTTGATTCTACCTATTCCAGTCCGGTATTTAATTTTAACGATAAGGATTTTAATTTCAGATATACTGAATTTGAAAATTTGATATACAATCCCAATACTTTTGATTCCAATTTAGTAGCTGTAATATCCTATTACTGCCATATTATTCTTGGATTAGATGCCGATTCGTTCGTTGAACGATCTGGAACTTCTTTTTTAGAAGCCGCTCAGAATATCGCAACCTTGTCTCAACAAGGTGGTTACAAAGGTTGGGCGCAATCAGAAGGCAATCAAAATCGCTATTTTTTAATTAACGATTTGTTGTCGCCTACATTCAGTGAGATACGCTCGGCTTCGTTTCATTATCACACAGCTTTAGATGGAATGACTAAGGATTCAAAATTGGCGAAAGAAAATGTAAAAACTGCGCTAATTGGATTAAGAAAAGTTCATGATGTTCGTCCTAATTCTTTTTTAACAAGAGTGTTTTTTGATGCTAAATCGGATGAGATAGTTTCAATATTTTCTGGAGGACCAAGTATTTCCATCACTGATTTAGTTGATAATTTGAATAGGATTTCCCCAATGAATTCAAGTAAATGGAGTTCGATTAAATTCTAAAATTAAACCAAGCTATACTATAAATGATTACATCACTTTCGATAAAAAACTATGCATTAATTGAAAAATTGGCGATCGATTTTTCAAAAGGATTCTCTATTATCACAGGGGAGACTGGTGCTGGTAAATCGATTATTTTGGGTGCCATGGGGTTAGTTTTGGGAAAACGTGCCGATTTATCATCTCTTAAAAATAAAGAAGAAAAATGTGTTATAGAAGCCTATTTTGATATTTCAAAATACAATTTAAAACCCTTTTTTGAAGCGAATGATTTGGATTACGAAGACGAAACAATTATTCGTCGCGAAATTCTACCTTCAGGGAAATCCAGAGCCTTTATCAATGATAGTCCGGTAAATTTGCAAGAATTACAAGATTTAAGTTTGTTTTTGATTGACATTCACTCGCAACAGCAAACCCAAGAATTATCTGAG
This sequence is a window from Flavobacterium ammoniigenes. Protein-coding genes within it:
- a CDS encoding DNA-directed RNA polymerase subunit omega, yielding MDLKKTNAPVNTITYNKTVIEEPTGNVYEAITIMAKRANQINSEIKKELTEKLEEFATYNDSLEEVFENKEQIEVSKFYEKLPKPHALAVQEWLDGKIYHRDSNK
- the coaBC gene encoding bifunctional phosphopantothenoylcysteine decarboxylase/phosphopantothenate--cysteine ligase CoaBC: MSVLNGKKILLGISGGIAAYKTASLVRLFIKAGAHVQVIMTPASKVFVTPLTLATLSKNPVYSTFYETPDDVSVEEHQALGEGVWNNHVELALWADIMLIAPATANTLSKMASGTCDNLLLATYLSAKCPVYFAPAMDLDMYKHPSTLANFKALHEFGNTIIPAESGELASGLSGEGRMAEPENIVAFIEADLANQLPLKGKTILVTAGPTYEAIDPVRFIGNHSSGKMGYDIALCAAQLGASVLLVSGPSHCKANHTGIQILPVVSAQEMYDVCLTYFSQVDVAIAAAAVADYKPKNVASQKIKKSDAEFSIELEKTKDILAYMGAVKKNQMVIGFALETENEIENANLKIQKKNLDLIVLNSLQDDGAGFQKETNKVTFIDKNFNIQPMELKSKEAVAADIINKVIAYFNA
- a CDS encoding DUF4835 family protein, with amino-acid sequence MRRQIVVFILLIGITVQSQQLNCTVTVNAQQITNVNQQIFKTLQSSLTDFVNKTDWTGQLMKQNEKISCAIYINLTSGSTDQFSGTIQVQSSRPIFDSTYSSPVFNFNDKDFNFRYTEFENLIYNPNTFDSNLVAVISYYCHIILGLDADSFVERSGTSFLEAAQNIATLSQQGGYKGWAQSEGNQNRYFLINDLLSPTFSEIRSASFHYHTALDGMTKDSKLAKENVKTALIGLRKVHDVRPNSFLTRVFFDAKSDEIVSIFSGGPSISITDLVDNLNRISPMNSSKWSSIKF